The nucleotide window TGGTGGCACCAGACCGCCGGTCACGTCGGGGATGGTCCGGGAACACCTCCGCAGTCGTTTCCTAATCGACGATGCGGATATGTCGGTACTGCGGCATGCACCGGAGGACTTCATCGTTCGGTTCAGTCGTAGGGAGGACCTTGAGCGGGTACTgcacgcgccgccgccggagggAGTGTCGCCGTTCTTCCTCACGTGGCGTCGCTGGACGTGGCTTTCTCAGGCAACTGCGATGGCGTTCACTTACAAGGTCCTCGTCGGTATCAAGGGTGCGCCTGCCCATGCACTGAGTGCGGAGGTGGCTCAGCAGCTCCTTGGGTCATCCTGCGCCCAGGTTCAGCTCGCCTTGTCTGACGTCGATGGAGTTGATGAAGACGACGCCCGCGAACTCTTTGTTGCGGCATGGTGCCTCCACCCGTTGCTCGTCCCTGCGCAGAAGCTGCTCATCATCCCAGAGCCTCTTGGGAGCCGCATGACCCGGGCATCTTGTTCCCTAGGGAGCATGAGATTATCCACGCCGATCGAACTGCCGATCCTGCACTATCTTGCCCGGATGCGTGTGGTTGAGTACCAGGATTGAGATGCTTCATCGAGTTCTTTGGATGATGATGGATTCCTTGGTGCCAATGATTCTGATGATAATGGTGATAGCAATTTCAATGGCTACAACCCTGGTATTGATGGGCCGTCGAGGAGATCGTCGTCCTTCGGTCCGGCCACTTTTCGCCCgactggtggtgatggtggttcaTCGCTTGGGCGGGGCTCTGGCCCGACGTTCCGGCCGCGGCAACGGGTGGTGCGGTTGGCGCCTCCGGCCGATGGCGGCGCGGGCAACTTGGGGCAGGATAGTCCAGCGATCAAGTGGTCACCCAATCCGTACAGGATGGTGCGTGAGGGCCAATGCTCGCTCGGTGGCAGGGCATGATCCTGGAGCGGGAGGTGCCTTTCCGGGCGTGGCAGCCAAAGACGTGAGATCCTGGACGTCACATCGCCAAGGGGGGAAGTCCGAGACGTCGTGGCGCCGCTTCCCACGTCCACACCTGTGTCTGACGTTGGGGAGCAGGAGATGTCAGGCACGCCATCGCGTCTGTGCATGACGCCGCAGGTCTACGAAGTTGACTTCGGGGCTTGGGATGTCGACTTACAACAAAGGGATTTGATTCGGATCCGATGCAGCTAGAGGCTCTGCTAACTCGGGGGCTGGAGCTGAAGCTGCCACCGAGCAAGGGCACCGGATTGTTGGGCCTCTGCTCGCCTGACCTGCCCCCTAACCGTTCGACCCGGTTCGTTGGGGCACACTTTGATGAAAGCCCACGCATCCGAATGGGAGAATCTAGGCCCAGCTCGTTCGGTGGGCTGGATGATTGCTTCATACCAAGCCGCTAGGATGGAACAGCTTCTATGGACTTTGATGTCATGGAGCTTGAGCTCAAGGGACCGTACGTCGTGTCCTCTGATAATGAGGCTGCTAGGGACGGTGGCCTAGGCCTGGATGTCGCTGCAGCTGGTGAAGCGGGCGAGGCATTCACCGATAGCGAGCCTGGCCTGGACGTCGGTGCTGTTGGCGACGAAGTACCGGTTCATGAGGTGCTGGATGCAATGATTTGCGCTCCAATGCAGACACCGATCCTCTGCGAGGGTCCGAGGCCTCGCCGCTCTAGGACACCGATTTCCATCAACACGCTGAGACGTAGGTCATCTTGCTATCAAGCCTAGGGCAGCAAACTCCACCAGACAGGCTCAAAATGTGCTTATGAAGAAGCTAGGCATGGACGTTGACATCACGGCGGTGGACTCGGAGATCAAACGTAAGTTCAAGGCCGCCTTCTCTGGGCTGATCTCGGCGAGGAAGCAGCAGGCGTTGCAGATTCTCTTCTCCGGTGACTTCGACCAGGCGGCCATGGGGCTCGAGTTGGGCACTGTCGAGGTGTAGCCTCCGGTGCCCCTATACCCCTATCGCCAAGTCGTGTCTTATGTCGATGTTAGCTAGTTGCTTTGTTTGGAATGTGCGGGGGCTCAACGGCCGTGCACGTCGCAATGTCGTCCAGGCTCTTGGTCCAGGAGCGGGCCACTCTCATCTGTATTCAGGAGACCAAACTCTCCGTAGTGTGTAACTCCTTAGCCATTGAAATCCTAGGACAAGCTTTTGATTACGACTACCTCCCTGCGTTGAATGTGTCTGGGGGCATCCTCTTGGGTTGGGATAGAGAAGTATGGACAGTGATCGATGTTACCAAGGGGCGCTTCACTCTATCGGCCAAGATTGCCGAGAAAGGCTCATCGCACAATCCGTGGTGGATCACCATTGTGTATGGCCTGCAGCTTGACCACGAGAAGGTTGAGTTCCTAGAGGAACTGCTGCGGTTCAGAGATGCTTGCCCGGGGCCTTGGTTTCTTTGCGGCGACTTCAACATGATCTACGGGGCGTAAGACAAGAACAACGACCACCTTGATGATCGGCGCTGCATGAGACGCTTCCGATCGTTCCTTAACCGAGCACACCTTGAGGAACTTAACCTTGTTGGTAGAAGATTCACGTGGTCAAGCGAGAGGGAATGGCCGATGCTGGTGCTGCTTGATCGCATGCTTGCGTCATGTGACTGGTTTGCGGCATTCCCAAACCACGTCCTAAAGCCCCTCTCCTCGGATTGTTCGGACCAGTGTCCACTACTTCTATAGCTCCACACGCTACCGGGGACGAAGAGGCGGTTCCGTTTTGAGTCGTTCTGGGTAAAGTTGCCTGGATTCATGGATGTGGTCGCCAACGCCTGGGTGCCGACTATGACCAATGCGGACCCATTCCGAGTGATTGATTTCAAGCTCAGAAATGTGGCGAAGGTGTTAAGAAATTGGAGTAACACCAAGATCGGCAGTGTTCGTCTGCAGCTTGCGATGGCTAGGGAGGTCATCTTAAGATTTGATGAAGCTCAGGAAGTTAGGGCGCTGTCTGACTGGGAGGCAGCCTTGCGCAAAGCCCTTAAGCTGAGAGTTCTTGGCTTAGCCTCGCTAGCCCGCACGATCGCCAGACAGCACTCACGGTTGCTGTTCCTGGCAGAGGGGGATGCCAACACCAGGTTCTACCACCTGCAGGCCTACCATCGAAGTCACAACAGTAGGATCAACTCACTTCGGGTGCAAGGACTGGAAGTGGTTAGTGACATGGCAATGGCGGTCGTGCTCTTCGACGATTTCAATGAGGTTCTGGGGTGCAACTTCGAACGCTCGAGAAGATTCGATTTTCATGGCATTGGTCTACCAACATCTGAACTATCGGTGCTCGAGCAGATGTTCACTAAAGATGAGGTTCGCACGATCATCATGGACCTCCCCAATGACAAAGCTCCCTGCCCCGATGGTTTCACGAGCTTGTTCTACAAGAAGACTTGGGAGATTATCAAGGTGGATATTATGAATGTGTTTCATGCATTTTGGTCACAACATTCAAGAAGTTTCAACCACCTAAACGACGCCTACATGATTTTACTAAAAAAGAAAGAGCACCCAGTCAAAATCCGTGACTATTGATCGATTAGCTTAATTCATAGCTTCGACAAGCTGGTCACCAAGTGTTTGGCTAAGCATCTGGCCACGGTGCTGGATGGGCTAGTGCTGCGCAACCAAAGCACATTCATCAAGGACCAGCAAATTCATGACAACTTCAGGCAGGTGCAGTTTGCTTGCAAAGAGTTGCACAAAAGAAAGTCTCCAGCGACCCTACTGAAGATTGGCATTGCTAAGGCTTTTGATATGGTATCCTGGACTTTCCTTTTGAAGGTTCTTTGGCACATGGGCTTTGGGCGTCGATGGAGAAATTGGATATCCATCATTCTATCCACGTTAAGCATGAAGATACTGCTCAATGGGTAGCCTGGTAGAAGGATCTGCCATGCACGCGACCTTCGCCAGGGCGACCCCTTATCGCCCATGTTGTTCATGCTAACCATGGAGGTGCTTAACCACGCCCTACTTTGGGTGGAACAACAGCACTTCCTAACCCCACTTAGCGTTGACGTGGGCAGCCAGGTCAGCCTCTACgtagatgatctcatcctcttcATTATGCCCACGGTGCGGGATCTAGAAACAGTGAAGGCGGCACTAGCCATCTTTGGCTTAGCCTCTAGGCTCTTCTCAAACTTGGATAAAAGCGTTGCCACACCAATGCACTGCTCTGAGTCTGATGTTGCACGGATTAGGGACGTCCTCTCATGTAAGATTGAGGAATTCCTTTGTTGCTATCTTGGGGTTCCGCTATCGGTGCGCCGGCTCAAGAGATCCAACGAGCAACAACTCATTAACAAAGTTGCTGCTCGGATTTTGAAGTGGAAAGTGATGGGGACGgggtcctgatcttccgtcaggttcaagataattATCTATTTGGGCGAaaagcgacacaccgatccggcttcaaatcacaaagacccgaaccctacaaccttagcgccacgtctcctctggttatcaaccgtatcacaatccagttgacctcgccaagaagactaatccctgctgtgaatcaaagaacataagcaagaacaagataaaacacaACTCAAGTATAGTGACAATTGCGGAtgtatgattaagcactcgaatgTGGGGTTTCACAAACTAATATCAGTGACTATTCaaagacagattgatctaaagcaaAACTAAAACCCTAATGTAGGCagcggctactgattatatagcctaaggggcgTATAAGGACCTctcttcacatcctaaaggtgtcccaacacgttacaaggcccaatggCCTAAAAACAGCGACGCGGCGCCCTAATAGATTCTGGACATCAACTTGTTTCGTTGATTCCCATTTATTTTGATGGAATTTTAATGTGGGATGACTTCCATTAGttaccttatcaaattatcttttcatttatatatggatcatcgaaaacataGTCTGTATGCAACCTGGGTgtccgttttactacacgctgcTCCTAGAGCCCTAGATGGACTCAAACTTGACTTGGATTAGGCCTCCAACTTGGTTTGAACGCTCTTGCTTGCCTACTAAGGTGGTGCCCAAGGGGGAGGATATCCAAGGGCTTCCTTTATGTGTTCTCCatctccttggggtgtgctccaacttaggcctgggtcccaagggtGAAAAACAAGCCCATGATGACGATGTAGCTCCCGGCAGAAACAACGACAACATGTCTTGATGATTTGGTGGCCTTGCCAACGTAATATTGAGAtgtgactagatctatttgaaatcttatcaaacaagctttccatcaagtgctcattgaccgtaatc belongs to Miscanthus floridulus cultivar M001 chromosome 4, ASM1932011v1, whole genome shotgun sequence and includes:
- the LOC136548884 gene encoding uncharacterized protein translates to MSSRLLVQERATLICIQETKLSVVCNSLAIEILGQAFDYDYLPALNVSGGILLGWDREVWTVIDVTKGRFTLSAKIAEKGSSHNPWWITIVYGLQLDHEKVEFLEELLRFRDACPGPWFLCGDFNMIYGA